Proteins from one Algicella marina genomic window:
- the yaaA gene encoding peroxide stress protein YaaA: protein MLCVISPAKSLDFSPAAKDLLASEPMFAEDANLLARTAARLSRTRLKALMALSDELAALNHARFQTFSPEPAGNTTKQAALAFAGDTYTGLGFNTLEREAVTYAQDHLRILSGLYGILRPLDAIQPYRLEMGRRLKVGRAESLYDYWGERLAVALDDAAEVAGANFVLNCASQEYFRAARAEKMRTAVVTPVFLDEKNGSAKVISFFAKRARGAMARYVVENRVRDPEALSGFCWEGYAFQKEQSIQLQPVFLRRERIAA, encoded by the coding sequence ATGTTGTGCGTGATTTCCCCGGCGAAGTCGCTAGATTTCTCTCCTGCGGCCAAGGATCTGCTCGCGAGCGAACCGATGTTCGCCGAGGATGCCAACCTCCTCGCGAGGACGGCAGCCAGATTGAGCCGGACAAGGCTGAAGGCGCTGATGGCCCTCTCCGACGAACTTGCGGCCCTGAACCATGCGCGGTTCCAGACCTTTTCGCCCGAGCCTGCCGGAAATACTACCAAACAGGCGGCACTGGCGTTTGCCGGTGATACCTACACGGGGCTGGGCTTCAATACCCTAGAGCGCGAAGCGGTGACCTATGCTCAGGATCATTTGCGCATTCTGTCCGGACTCTACGGGATCCTGCGGCCGCTGGACGCGATTCAACCGTACCGGCTGGAAATGGGACGACGGCTCAAGGTCGGGCGGGCGGAGAGCCTGTATGATTATTGGGGTGAGCGGCTGGCCGTGGCGCTGGATGATGCAGCGGAGGTGGCTGGCGCGAACTTTGTGTTGAACTGCGCAAGCCAAGAGTACTTCCGGGCGGCGCGGGCCGAGAAGATGCGCACAGCGGTCGTAACACCTGTGTTCCTCGATGAGAAAAACGGGTCGGCGAAGGTAATTTCCTTCTTTGCCAAGCGGGCACGGGGGGCGATGGCGAGGTACGTGGTTGAGAATAGGGTGCGAGACCCCGAGGCGCTTTCCGGATTCTGTTGGGAGGGCTATGCCTTCCAGAAGGAGCAAAGTATCCAGTTACAGCCGGTTTTCCTGCGCCGGGAACGGATCGCGGCCTGA
- a CDS encoding tetratricopeptide repeat protein codes for MLLPLRIFALGLAFTWIGMSVAARPLITSSEDSYGRICLESSDTPERIAAACEAALAESGALPATRAGFHRKLGSAKERLGDTAAAASAFLSAIGLLPNDVEAMNLLGWMYWDIDRNDEAVAMFRRSLSLRPTASANGGLANLLRIHLNQPEEALQRIETALLLEPEYSWGLREKGWIFFDLDRDADALEAFEAALFLDSEDAFAHYGVLTFHERAEDYEAALEAANRTIEFAPKDADFRSHRAFLLRRLDRNQQAIRAANEAIELDPRESDGYVQRAFAESALGYTAQASRTFQAGIDAGAGDRFLHYWYADHLSDYDSPETAMHQIDKAISLPGVGAEDWSLKAYLALELEDDEEALRAAISAVRADAGSPYGYYYHAVAELRLGRENEALVQFDAAMNRDLPIGFVRRFVGELLALGRFNTAMRVRRAY; via the coding sequence ATGCTCTTGCCGCTTCGCATTTTCGCGCTGGGCCTCGCTTTCACATGGATTGGCATGTCCGTCGCGGCGCGACCGCTGATAACGTCTTCCGAAGACAGCTACGGTCGTATCTGTCTTGAAAGCAGCGATACGCCGGAACGCATAGCGGCAGCCTGTGAGGCAGCGCTGGCGGAATCAGGAGCATTGCCGGCAACGCGGGCCGGTTTCCACCGAAAGCTCGGTAGCGCCAAAGAACGTCTTGGTGACACGGCTGCGGCGGCATCCGCCTTCCTTTCGGCAATTGGACTGTTACCCAACGATGTCGAGGCAATGAACCTGCTGGGCTGGATGTACTGGGACATAGATCGCAATGACGAGGCGGTTGCGATGTTTCGACGCTCACTCTCTCTCCGGCCGACGGCCTCGGCCAATGGCGGGCTGGCCAACCTTCTGCGTATTCACCTCAATCAGCCGGAAGAGGCGCTGCAGCGGATAGAGACGGCATTGCTGCTGGAGCCAGAGTATAGCTGGGGTCTGCGCGAGAAGGGGTGGATTTTTTTCGACCTCGATCGTGATGCGGATGCACTAGAGGCGTTCGAAGCGGCCCTGTTTCTCGATAGCGAGGACGCCTTTGCTCATTACGGCGTACTGACTTTCCATGAACGGGCGGAGGATTACGAGGCAGCGCTGGAGGCGGCGAATCGGACAATCGAATTCGCCCCGAAAGACGCAGATTTTCGCAGCCATCGGGCATTTCTGTTGCGCAGGCTCGACCGCAATCAACAGGCAATCCGTGCTGCCAACGAAGCGATAGAACTCGATCCACGGGAATCGGATGGCTACGTTCAAAGGGCTTTTGCGGAATCCGCACTCGGCTATACGGCGCAAGCGAGCAGGACGTTTCAGGCAGGCATAGACGCGGGTGCGGGCGACCGGTTCCTGCATTACTGGTATGCCGATCACCTTAGCGATTATGACAGTCCCGAAACAGCGATGCATCAGATTGACAAGGCTATCAGTTTGCCGGGAGTCGGGGCGGAAGACTGGTCGCTTAAAGCCTACCTTGCTCTTGAACTGGAGGATGACGAGGAGGCTTTGCGGGCGGCGATTTCGGCAGTGCGGGCCGATGCTGGCAGCCCCTACGGATACTATTATCATGCGGTCGCCGAGTTGCGGCTGGGACGGGAGAACGAGGCGTTGGTGCAATTCGACGCCGCAATGAACCGAGACTTGCCGATAGGATTTGTACGGCGTTTCGTCGGCGAATTGCTGGCGCTTGGCCGGTTCAATACTGCTATGCGAGTACGGCGGGCATATTGA
- a CDS encoding alcohol dehydrogenase catalytic domain-containing protein encodes MDTPAPAPRFGWSRIRVSHSGICGSDMHAWHGHDERRVPPMILGHEAAGIAADGPHAGKTVTINPLISCNTCADCQGGRPHVCADRALVGMAFPGTFAEEVLVPDTNIYPTKLAPKQATLTEPLACALHAVQLATTRMPGAASAIVLGGGAIGLLAARCFALKGLGRIDIAETNPLRRSLLADTTGARPYDPLNHTPAQADIVLDAVGSGRTRHAASALVRPGGTIVHIGLQDCAGGLDTRRLTIQEITFVGSYCYAPKDFRAALALLEDGNVSGDGWTECRPLDQGQQAFTAIHDANAPPKIILTI; translated from the coding sequence ATGGATACACCTGCACCCGCTCCCCGTTTCGGCTGGTCACGGATACGGGTGTCGCATAGCGGCATATGCGGCTCGGATATGCACGCATGGCACGGTCATGACGAACGCCGCGTTCCGCCGATGATCCTCGGGCACGAAGCAGCGGGCATCGCTGCCGATGGACCGCATGCGGGAAAGACAGTCACGATCAACCCTCTGATTTCCTGCAATACCTGTGCCGACTGCCAAGGCGGCCGTCCGCACGTTTGCGCCGACCGGGCACTTGTGGGCATGGCGTTCCCCGGAACCTTCGCCGAGGAAGTTCTGGTACCGGACACCAACATCTATCCCACGAAGCTCGCCCCCAAACAGGCCACCCTCACAGAACCGCTGGCATGTGCCTTGCATGCAGTGCAACTTGCCACGACCCGCATGCCTGGCGCCGCTTCCGCCATCGTTCTGGGCGGTGGCGCCATCGGTCTGCTCGCTGCCAGATGCTTTGCCCTGAAGGGTCTCGGTCGCATAGACATTGCCGAAACCAACCCCTTGCGTCGCTCACTCCTCGCAGACACAACCGGAGCCCGACCGTACGATCCGCTCAACCATACCCCGGCCCAAGCCGACATCGTCCTTGATGCTGTCGGCTCTGGCCGAACCCGGCACGCCGCCAGTGCGCTTGTCCGGCCCGGAGGCACCATTGTTCATATCGGCCTGCAAGATTGCGCCGGTGGCCTCGACACACGCCGGCTGACAATTCAGGAAATCACGTTTGTCGGCAGCTACTGCTACGCACCAAAGGATTTCCGCGCCGCATTGGCTTTATTGGAAGACGGCAATGTTTCAGGCGATGGATGGACGGAGTGCCGCCCACTGGATCAAGGCCAACAGGCGTTCACGGCCATCCACGATGCTAACGCCCCACCCAAGATCATCCTGACAATTTGA